The Prosthecobacter sp. SYSU 5D2 nucleotide sequence TAGTGATGCCGCGACCTACAACTGCGATTAAATTAATGGATATTATGGTTTTTATATTGAAAAAGATCAGGCGCTTCGCTAAATTGTCTGGAAATCATTAATATTATCATGAATGCACAACGCTTCCTTTGCTGGTCCTTCACCACTGCGTTGACGGTTTCCTCACTGACTTCCTGCGCGCTGCCCTTGGAGACCCTGGGCTGGGCCAATGCTAAGCCGAAACCGAAGGCCGGGGCACCGCTTCAGGCCGGAGTGCGTTATGAGGTGCGCAAGGCGCTGGCTGCCGGGGTGCCCTTCCGACCGCAGGAGATGAAGCGCTATTACTTTGTCATGGAGACGCCCCGCCCGCCCATGCTGGCCGCCGCCCAGACCCCGGGGAAACGCATGACCGTCCGCACCACCGCCTACTGCCATGATGAGGATGACCACATCGCCTACGGGGTGAAGAACGCCATCGGCACGCCATTGAAATTCGGCTCCGTGCGCAGTGCAGCCGCAGACTGGTCCCGCTACCCGGTAGGCACACGCTTCCGCATCGCCGGGCAGCCGGATGTGGTCTATGAAGTGGATGACTACGGCAGCGCCTTGGTGGGCACCGGCACCATTGACCTTTACAAGCCCACCCAGGGCCAGATGAATGACTGGGGCGTGCGCCATGTGGACATCGAGGTGCTGCAGTGGGGCTCCTACCAGCGCAGCATGGACATCATGCGCGACCGCACCCGCTGGCCGCATGTCCGCCGCATGGTGGAGGACATCGAGACCAAGGTTTACCAGGTCACGCGGGATTCCATCAAGGCGCCGATGACGGCCTCCTTGTAAAATCCACCTGCGCACCACCTCGCTATTTTCCCCCTGCCAGCCGTGAAAAAAAGGGCCGGGAGACGGAATAGACACGTTTTAAAGATGAGAACGACTGGCATTTGGAATGGCCGGTGCTCTCATCATCATTTATGAACGCCATCAAGAGCCTGCCTTCGTCACTGTGGATTCCTGGGGCGCTGACAGGCCTCCTGTTCATCACGGCCTGCAAGCCCGCCGCACCGCCTGCGCCCCCGGCACCGCCGCCACCGGCCGTCATCGTTGCCCAGGTCACGCAGAAAACGGTTCCCATCTATGTGGAAAACGTCGGCCAGACCCAGGCGGCGGAGACGGTGGAGATCCGCGCCCGGGTGACCGGTTTCATTACGGATGCGCCCTTCAAAGAAGGCAGCCTGGTAAAAAAAGGCGACCTGCTTTTCAAGATAGACCCGCGTGCCTATGAGGCCGTGGTGGACCAGTCCATGGCGAATGTGGCCAAGGCCGAGGCCAGTGTGGAGCGCGCCCGGGCGGACGTCGTCCGGCTGGCTCCGCTCGTCGCCTCCAGTGCCATCTCCAAGCAGGAAAGCGACAATGCCGCCACCACCGCCAAGGTTGCCGAGGCAGATCTCCTGGCCGCCAAGGCCGCCCTGGCCACAGCGGAACTGAACCTCAGCTACGCCACCATGACGGCCCCCTTTGACGGCATGATCGGCGCCCGCAATGTGGATGTGGGCAACTACGTCGGCAGCAGTGCGGAAAACTCCCTGCTGGCCACCATCTCCACCACCAGCCCCATGCGCGTGACCTTCAATGTGGCGGAGCAAAATTACCTGCGCTTCCAGCGGCGGTTCATGGGGGATGAAGTGGCGCAGGAGGAGCACAGCGCCAAAATGGAGTTTGAGCTCATCCTCAGCGACGGCTCCGTTTACGAGCACAAAGGCATCTTTGAATTTGCCGATCGCGCCCTGGATCCCCGCACGGGCACTTTGAAGATTGAGGTCAGCTTTCCCAACGATGAATACCTGCTGCGCCCCGGCCAGTTTGCCCGCGTCCGCGCCAAGCCGGAAGAGCGTCCGGACGCCCTGCTGGTGCCGCAGCGCGCCGTCACCGAGACCCAAAGCCTGCAATCTGTGCTCATCGTGGGAGAGGGGAACAAAGTGGAGCAACGGGCCGTGAAGACGGAGGGCCGCTACGAGGACTTCTTCATCGTCGCCAGTGGTGTCAAGGCCGGGGAGACCGTCATCATCGAAGGCGTCCAAAAAGCCCGCCCCGGCATGGTGGTCAATCCCAAGACCGAGAGCGAAGCCGCCCCTGAAGAAAAGGGTGAATCCAAGCCCGCTGCCGAGGTGAAGCCACCCGGTGAAACGAATCCTCCTGCCGAAGCAAAGCCGGCAGGGGATGCAAAGTCCCCTTCCCCCGCTCCCGGCCCTGCCGCCCAGTAACCCCTGACCGGACACCTGAACGCCATGGCTCATTTTTTCATCAAACGCCGGGTCTTTGCGATGGTGCTGTCCATCCTCATCGTCCTGGTGGGCTGGCTGGGCCTCACCGGCCTGCCAATCGCCCGGTATCCCACCATGACGCCGCCGACCATCCAGGTCACCGCCGTCTATCCCGGCGCCAGCGCCCAGGTGGTGGAGGAGACCGTCACCTCCCCGCTGGAGCAGGAGATCAACGGGGCCGAGGACATGCTCTACATGTCCAGCGGCAGCACCAGCGACGGCCAGTGTTCCATTAAGGTCACCTTCCGGGTGGGAAAAAACATTGATGACGCCGCCGTGGACGTGCAGAACCGCGTGGCCCGGGCCCAGTCCCGACTGCCAGCGGATGTGGTGAAAAACGGCATCACCGTCACCAAGCAGTCGCCGGACATGCTGCTGGTCTTTGCCATCAGCTCGGAGAATGGCGAATACGATGACCTCTTCCTCAACAACTACGCCTTTCTCAACCTCCAGCCGCAGATGAACCGCGTGCCGGGCGTCGGCGCAGTGAACATTTTCACCCAGAAGGACTACTCCATGCGCGTCTGGCTGCAGCCGGACAAGCTGGCCAATCTGGGCCTGACCGCCACCGATGTCACCCAGGCCCTGCAAGAGCAGAATATCCAGGCAGCCGCCGGGCAGATCGGTGCACCACCCGCCACGGACGGCACCGAGTTCCAGTTCTCCGTCAATGTCCGTGGCCGCCTGGTGAATGCGGAGGAGTTTGGCAGCATCGTCCTCACCACCCTTCCGGACGGCACCGTCGTGCGCCTGCGGGATGTGGCCCGCACAGAACTGGGCGGGAAGGACTACGCCAGCTTTGGTCGCATCAATGGCGCCCCCGCCGCGCTGGTGGGCATCTTCCAGCTTCCCACGGCCAATGCACTGGACACCGCCATTGCCTGCCGCGAGCGCATGGAGGAGCTGTCCAAAAGCTTCCCGCCCGGCATGGTGGCGAAGGTCAGCTTTGACACCACCCTCTTTGTCACCGCCTCCCTGGAGGAGGTGATGCATACGCTGGCGGAGGCCTTCATCCTCGTCGTCCTCGTGGTCTTCATCTTCCTGGGGAACTGGCGCGCCACCTTCATCCCCATGCTGGCCGTGCCCGTCTCCCTCATCGGCACCTTTGCCCTCTTCGGCGTCCTCGGTTTCACCATCAATACCCTCACCCTCTTCGCCCTCGTCCTGGCCATCGGCATCGTCGTGGATGATGCCATCGTGGTGGTGGAGGCCGTGGAGCACCACATTGAGCACGGCCTCAGTCCGCTGGAGGCCACGCAAAAGGCCATGACGGAGGTTTCCGGCCCCGTCATCGCCATCGCCCTTGTCCTGTGCTCCGTCTTTGTCCCGGTTTCCTTCATGGGGGGCATCACGGGAAAGCTGTACCAGCAGTTTGCCATGACGTTGTCCGTCTCCGTGCTCATCTCCGCCCTGGTGGCCCTCTCCCTCACGCCCGCCCTCTGCGTGATGCTTCTGCGCCCGCGCAAAACTAACAAGGGACCGCTGGGCCGCGGCCTGGACTGGTTTAACCGCACCTTCGAGCGCCTAACCGGAAGTTATGTCAAAATCTGCCGCTGGATGATGCGCTATGCAGTCATTACCGCCGTGCTTCTGCTGGGCATTTATGCCGGCATCTTTGGCCTGCTGGCGCGGCTGCCCACCTCCTTCCTGCCGGATGAGGACATGGGCTATATGTTTGTCATCACCACCCTGCCGGACGGAGCCTCCCAGCAGCGCACGGACCGGGTGCTGCGCAAAGTGGAAACCATCCTGCAGGAGACGCCCGGCGTGCGCGATGTCATCACCATCGGCGGGCTGAACCTGCTCAGCGGCGCCCGCAGTTCCAGCGCCGGCGTCTGCATCGTCTCCCTGCATGACTGGAAGGACCGCACCGACCCCGCTCAGCAGATCCCCCAGCTTGTGCCCGCCCTCTTTGGCAAACTCAGCCAGATTCCTGAGGCAATGATCATCCCCACAGCCCCGCCGCCCATCCAGGGCCTGGGCAATGCCGGCGGGGTGCAGTTTGAGCTTCAGGACCGCAGCGGCGGCACGCCGGAGCAGCTCCAGGTCGTGGCGGATGACTTCATCGCCGCCGCCTCCCAGCATCCCCAACTGGCCCGTGTTTTCAGCTTTTACAGCACCCGCGTCCCGCAGACCTTTGTGGAGCTGGACCGCGATAAAATCAAAACCCTCGGCATCCCCCTGGACGGCGTCTTTTCCTCCCTCCAGGCCTACCTGGGCGGCATCTATGTGAACGACCTCACCCTCTTTGGCCGCAGCTTCCAGGTCAAGGTGCAGGCCGAGCCCGAGTACCGCATGAAGCCGGAGGACATCTACGGCATCTTCACCCGCAATGCCGAAGGCGGCATGGTCCCCTTCAGCACCTTTGCCAAAGTGGACACCGTTACCGGCTCCGACCTCCTGCCGCATTACAACGTCTATCGCACCGCCGAGATCAGCGCAACCGGCAATCCCGGCATCAGCTCCGGCCAGGTCATCACCGCCATGGAGGAGCTGGCCGCCAAGCACCTGCCAGAAGGCTTCGGCTATGAGTGGACCGGCACTGCCCTCCAGGAAAAAGAGTCCGGCGGCCAGCAGACCACCATCTTCGGACTCGCCCTGCTCTTCGTCTTCCTGGTCCTGGCCGCCCAGTATGAGAGCTGGGCCGTGCCCTTTGCCGTCATCTTTGGTCTGCCCATCGGCATCTTCGGTGCCTTTGCCGCCGCCTGGCTGCGCGGACTAACCAACGATGTGTACGTGCAGATCGGCCTCGTCATGCTGCTCGGCCTCGCTGCCAAGAACGCCATCCTCATTGTCGAGTTCGCCCGCACCCGCCGTGAGCAGGGCATGGACATCCGCGAAGCCGCACTGGAAGGCGCCAGGCTCCGCCTCCGCCCCATCGTCATGACCTCCCTCGCCTTCATTCTCGGCGTCGTCCCCCTCGTCATCTCCACCGGTGCCGGGGCCGCCAGCCGCCAGAGCCTTGGCACCGCCGTCTGCTTCGGCATGGCCGCCGCCACCGTCATCGGCGTCTTCTTCATCCCCTGGCTCTATGTCGTCGTCCAGACCGTCGCCGAAAAAATCACCGGTTCTCCAAAGGTGGAGGAAGCGGTGGAGAAAAAATGAGTCAGGCTTGCTTCCCATGAAACCACTGCAACGCTCCCTTTTCCTCATTGCAATGGCACTCGCTTCTTGTGCGCCGCAGTATGCCCGAATGACTCGTTATCAGGTTGACGAGCCTTATGGCTTAGCCAAACAAAAACTCATGGGCTTTCATCAATCTCAAGAGCGGTCCTTCACTCTCCTGCAAGACAAAATCAGCACCCAAGACATCGAGACTCGACCAGCTGGCGAAATGAAGTTTGTCACTAACCGGTGGGCGTTTGATACTGGTACGACGCCCCAGTATGCAGTCACCTTAACGGCCCAAGGCCAGGATTCCATGGTGGTAGCCAAGGAACTTCCTTCTCCCCGAGAAATTTATGATGGCGCACGGGCGATATCAGGAAACCAGCTTGGCGATCTGGCCGCCCTCGACCGCTGGATTCAAATCAATATGAAGGTAAAGAGTAGAACGGTGGGGGAGGACAAAGAAAGCCCACCCATCTATACTCTGCAAATAAGTCCCTAGAGCTCCTCTCTCTTGTTCAGGTGTCACTGATGACGGGCATGGTTCAGCTTTTCGTTTATCCTGGCAATGTACAGAAGGTCTTCGGCGAACATACCTATTCTCCGCGAGATGCAGTTTGGCCTGCGGCGTCACTACAGCCCGCCCATTTGACCTAAATCCACCTCATCGCGGTGACTATGCCAGAAGCGCAGGATGTGGACGATGTTTTCTGCGGCGTTGACCCGGTATATGATTTTATAGCTGCCTTTGAAGACCAGGAGTTCCCGGGTTTCGGGCAATATGGCGACACGTACAAGACGACCACTTTGAGCACGCAAAAGAGATGACAGCTCCCGCTCAGCGGTTTCCATGAGATTGCGAACGTATTGTTCACCCCGTTCTGGTTCACCCTTCAGGGACCAGTAATCGTCAATCTCGTAGAGATCATTAAGCGCCGAATCAGTCAGGCGGACATGGAACGACGTTGAGCCCATTTTTGTTCCAGCAGTTTTTTTGCTTCGGCCAGGGGACGCTCACGTCCGCTTCGGACATCCTCCTCTGCGGCTGCGACGTCACGCAGCAGGCGGGCATCTTCATGAAGCTCGCGCCATACCTCTGCCTCCTCCGGCAGGTCAGCCAGCCAGGACAGGGTTTGCTGTTTGGTGCTCATGACAGACAGGGTATCATCCGGACACTCTGAGCGCAACCGTGCGGTCATACCTCAAAAAAAAGCTCACCCCAAAACCACGCCCGTCTCCACGCCTTTGCCGCGCAGGAAGTCGGCGGCGGGGAGGCGTTTGCCGCCTTCGGACTGGACTTCTTCGAGGCTCAGGAGGCCCTCGCCGCAGGCGATGATGAGGCCGGTCTTGGGGTCGCTGGAGACGACGGTGCCGGGGGCGGGGCAGGCTTCGGCGTCGGGGATGACTCGGGCGCGGTGGACTTTTAGGGGCACGGGTTTGTCGGTGCCGGGCAGCAGGGTGAAGGTGCCGGGCCAGGGGTTATAAGCGCGGATGAGCAGTTCCAGCTCGCGTGCGCTTTTTGTCCAGTCCAGGCGGCCGTCTTCGCGCTTCAATTTGCCGCAGTGGCTGGCGAACTGGTTTTCCTGCGCCTTGCGGGGGGCGGGGCCGGAATCTATGAGATCCAGCGCCTCCTCCAGGCTGGCTGGGGCGGCCAGGGCCAGCTTGTCATGCAGGGTGCCGCCGGTGTCGGTGGGATCAATGGTCACCCGGTCCATTAGGAGGATGTCGCCAGTGTCCAAGCCTTCATCCATGTGCATGATGGTGACGCCGGTCTGCTCATCCCCCGCCCGTATGGCGGCCTGGATGGGGGATGCCCCGCGATATTTGGGCAGCAGAGAGGCGTGGATGTTCAGGCAGGCCAGCTTGGGCACGTCCAGCACCTCGCGAGACAGGATCTGCCCGTAGGCCACCACCACGACCACATCGGCATTGAAAGCTTTCAGTTCTTCCACGGCGTTGCGAATTTTCACGGGCTGGATGACGGGGATGCCGGCGGCCAGGGCGCGCACCTTCACCAGCGGCGGGGTGAGCACCAGCTTGCGACCGGCTGGCTTGTCCGGCTGCGTGACGACGCCCACCACCTGGTGCTTGGGCGTGTAGAGAAGCCATTCCAGCGAGGGCAGGCCGATGTACCCGGTGCCGATAAAAAGGATGCGCATGGCCCTTCTTTAAATCTTCATCTGCTCAATGTCACGCCAGGCCTGCAGCGTCATCACGCCTTCCAGGATGTCGTAAAGCACCTTGGCCGGGGGCTGGCTGGCATCGATCTCCTTGATGCGGTCGCCTTTGTAATATTCCAGGATAGGCTTGGTCTCCGCCTCATACGTGGCGAAGCGCTGCTGGATGACGCTCTCATTGGCATCGTCAAAACGGTTGTCCTTCAGCGCGCGTTTGCGCAGCCGCCGCGCCAGCTCCGTGCGGTCCGGGCAGGACAGGTGAAAGACCTTCAGCACCTCGATGTCCTCCTCCATGAACTTTGCCTGGTCAATGTTGCGCGGAATGCCGTCGAGCACCAGGAAATCAATCTCCGGCTTGAAGAGATGGCCGTCCACGCGCTGGTTGATGTTAGCGCGCCAGAGCTGCACCGTCACGTCATCCGGCACCAGCTCCCCCCGGCTGGAGTATTGCACAAACTTCTGTCCCAGCGGCGTGCGGGTATCCAGGGAGCGGAAGACATCGCCACAGGCCAGATGATGAAAACGCGGGATGGAGCCGAGCACCTTTCCCTGCGTTCCCTTGCCGCTGCCTGGAGCGCCGAGGATAAGAAGGGTGCGATAACGGGGGTTGGATTCAGCCATGGGAGAAAAAGACTAGCACGTTGCAGGATCGTCACAAGCCAAGGCTTGAGGCGACTTTTGAGCTTATTGTCATCGCCCTGGCCAGGGTGCGGTCCGCGCCTTTCATCCCCGTGCGGCAGCACCAGCAAAGCACTGGCTGCCAGTCTGCCAGATAGGTCAGGCCCAGCGCAGCTCGATGAAGGCTCAAGGGTTGGGGCGCGTCGGGATAGACGGCCCTGTGCTGGGAAGGGCAGATCCGCCGCGCATATTGGGCGGAGGCACACCTGTGTTCGGGGTGATGACGCCGTTATTGTTGGTGGCGGCAGGCACACCGGTATCGGGTGTGTAGGCTCCATTGGGGCCGTTTATCGGGGCTACGCCGTTATTGGGGGTAAGCGTACCGTTGGCATTCGGCACCACCACGGGTTGCGTGCTCAGCGCGGCGATGGGCGCAAATTCATTGAGGTTCAACAGGCCGTCATTGTCCACATCCAGCTGGGAAAAGAGCAGGGCAGGATTGGCCAGGAGCTGGTTGGCCTGCTGTGTGATGGCCAGAGCCTGTTGCGGTTGCTGCTGGGCCGGCGTGGCAGGCGTCATCGTCTGGGCGGCGGCCATGACCGGGACCAGGGCCGCCAGGGCCAGGAATTTCAGGGGGGGAAGTTTCATAATAGGGGGCGCGGTTCGCGCGGCTGGAGTTGTCTCAGCGCGTTGATTCAAGCAGGCAGTCTTTCACCTTTGATTCGCCCCCCATCCGGACAATGGCTGTGCCTTTCCACCGGGGAGACACCGGGCACCCGTTTTCGCATCCCTTCACCAGGAATGCATCGGCGGAATGTTTCTGAAACGCCCGGGCGCAAATTCTGCCGCTCAGAGACGTATGTATC carries:
- a CDS encoding 3D domain-containing protein yields the protein MNAQRFLCWSFTTALTVSSLTSCALPLETLGWANAKPKPKAGAPLQAGVRYEVRKALAAGVPFRPQEMKRYYFVMETPRPPMLAAAQTPGKRMTVRTTAYCHDEDDHIAYGVKNAIGTPLKFGSVRSAAADWSRYPVGTRFRIAGQPDVVYEVDDYGSALVGTGTIDLYKPTQGQMNDWGVRHVDIEVLQWGSYQRSMDIMRDRTRWPHVRRMVEDIETKVYQVTRDSIKAPMTASL
- a CDS encoding efflux RND transporter periplasmic adaptor subunit, with product MNAIKSLPSSLWIPGALTGLLFITACKPAAPPAPPAPPPPAVIVAQVTQKTVPIYVENVGQTQAAETVEIRARVTGFITDAPFKEGSLVKKGDLLFKIDPRAYEAVVDQSMANVAKAEASVERARADVVRLAPLVASSAISKQESDNAATTAKVAEADLLAAKAALATAELNLSYATMTAPFDGMIGARNVDVGNYVGSSAENSLLATISTTSPMRVTFNVAEQNYLRFQRRFMGDEVAQEEHSAKMEFELILSDGSVYEHKGIFEFADRALDPRTGTLKIEVSFPNDEYLLRPGQFARVRAKPEERPDALLVPQRAVTETQSLQSVLIVGEGNKVEQRAVKTEGRYEDFFIVASGVKAGETVIIEGVQKARPGMVVNPKTESEAAPEEKGESKPAAEVKPPGETNPPAEAKPAGDAKSPSPAPGPAAQ
- a CDS encoding multidrug efflux RND transporter permease subunit, giving the protein MAHFFIKRRVFAMVLSILIVLVGWLGLTGLPIARYPTMTPPTIQVTAVYPGASAQVVEETVTSPLEQEINGAEDMLYMSSGSTSDGQCSIKVTFRVGKNIDDAAVDVQNRVARAQSRLPADVVKNGITVTKQSPDMLLVFAISSENGEYDDLFLNNYAFLNLQPQMNRVPGVGAVNIFTQKDYSMRVWLQPDKLANLGLTATDVTQALQEQNIQAAAGQIGAPPATDGTEFQFSVNVRGRLVNAEEFGSIVLTTLPDGTVVRLRDVARTELGGKDYASFGRINGAPAALVGIFQLPTANALDTAIACRERMEELSKSFPPGMVAKVSFDTTLFVTASLEEVMHTLAEAFILVVLVVFIFLGNWRATFIPMLAVPVSLIGTFALFGVLGFTINTLTLFALVLAIGIVVDDAIVVVEAVEHHIEHGLSPLEATQKAMTEVSGPVIAIALVLCSVFVPVSFMGGITGKLYQQFAMTLSVSVLISALVALSLTPALCVMLLRPRKTNKGPLGRGLDWFNRTFERLTGSYVKICRWMMRYAVITAVLLLGIYAGIFGLLARLPTSFLPDEDMGYMFVITTLPDGASQQRTDRVLRKVETILQETPGVRDVITIGGLNLLSGARSSSAGVCIVSLHDWKDRTDPAQQIPQLVPALFGKLSQIPEAMIIPTAPPPIQGLGNAGGVQFELQDRSGGTPEQLQVVADDFIAAASQHPQLARVFSFYSTRVPQTFVELDRDKIKTLGIPLDGVFSSLQAYLGGIYVNDLTLFGRSFQVKVQAEPEYRMKPEDIYGIFTRNAEGGMVPFSTFAKVDTVTGSDLLPHYNVYRTAEISATGNPGISSGQVITAMEELAAKHLPEGFGYEWTGTALQEKESGGQQTTIFGLALLFVFLVLAAQYESWAVPFAVIFGLPIGIFGAFAAAWLRGLTNDVYVQIGLVMLLGLAAKNAILIVEFARTRREQGMDIREAALEGARLRLRPIVMTSLAFILGVVPLVISTGAGAASRQSLGTAVCFGMAAATVIGVFFIPWLYVVVQTVAEKITGSPKVEEAVEKK
- a CDS encoding type II toxin-antitoxin system RelE/ParE family toxin translates to MGSTSFHVRLTDSALNDLYEIDDYWSLKGEPERGEQYVRNLMETAERELSSLLRAQSGRLVRVAILPETRELLVFKGSYKIIYRVNAAENIVHILRFWHSHRDEVDLGQMGGL
- the fmt gene encoding methionyl-tRNA formyltransferase: MRILFIGTGYIGLPSLEWLLYTPKHQVVGVVTQPDKPAGRKLVLTPPLVKVRALAAGIPVIQPVKIRNAVEELKAFNADVVVVVAYGQILSREVLDVPKLACLNIHASLLPKYRGASPIQAAIRAGDEQTGVTIMHMDEGLDTGDILLMDRVTIDPTDTGGTLHDKLALAAPASLEEALDLIDSGPAPRKAQENQFASHCGKLKREDGRLDWTKSARELELLIRAYNPWPGTFTLLPGTDKPVPLKVHRARVIPDAEACPAPGTVVSSDPKTGLIIACGEGLLSLEEVQSEGGKRLPAADFLRGKGVETGVVLG
- a CDS encoding nucleoside monophosphate kinase; translated protein: MAESNPRYRTLLILGAPGSGKGTQGKVLGSIPRFHHLACGDVFRSLDTRTPLGQKFVQYSSRGELVPDDVTVQLWRANINQRVDGHLFKPEIDFLVLDGIPRNIDQAKFMEEDIEVLKVFHLSCPDRTELARRLRKRALKDNRFDDANESVIQQRFATYEAETKPILEYYKGDRIKEIDASQPPAKVLYDILEGVMTLQAWRDIEQMKI